DNA from Petropleomorpha daqingensis:
TGGCGCATCGGCGCGTCGTGAACCCGTTCCGGGAACGCCGCCGTGCAAGAAGACATGTCCGTGCACACCCACCTCCTCCACGAGCACTGCCGCGCCTGGCGGGACATCGACGGTCTTCCCCTGGACGAGGTGCACCGGTTCGAGCACGTCGAGGCCGACCTCGGTCTCCTGCAGCTGAACCACTGGCACGGCCGGGACGGTGCGGTGCGCCGCGGCCGCCGCACGGAGCTCTGACCGCCCGGGCGACCGCGCCCGCAGGTCACCGGTCTCGTCGTCACCGGGGCCGGCTCCTGGCAGGCTGACCGGCATGGACGGCCTCTCGCTGACCGACCTCGCGCACGACCACCTCGCCGCCGCCCGGCAGGCGCACAGCGGGCGCAGCGCGCACACGGTGCACGGCGGGCACGAGTCCGCGCTGCGCCAGACCCTGCTGGCGCTCGTCGCCGGGCAGGCGCTCGGCGAGCACGAGAGCCCCGGCGAGGCCACCCTCCAGGTGCTGTCCGGCCGGGTGCGGGTCACCGCTGGTCAGAGCAGCTGGGACGGCCGCGCCGGCGACTACCTGGTGCTGCCGCTCACCCGGCACGACCTGACCGCCCTGGAGGACTCGGTCGTGCTGCTCACCGTGGTGGTCGGTTCGCGCGGTTGACCCGATCCGGTGATCATGATCGCGGTTCCCGTTGCGGGGAGGCCGGGGACTCGTTGGAGCGATCATGAGCAGCGAACGGCACGGCGACTGGGCGTCGTGGGCGCCGAGCGGCCGGCTCGCCGTCCCGGTGATCGTGCTCCTGGTCAACGTCGCGAACCTGGTCGGCGTCGCCACGGTCACCCTGCTGCTCATCGGCGTCTCCGGTGACGCCGGCGGTGGCAGTCGTGCCGCCGTCCTGTGGACGGCGCTGGGCTACACCGTGATCGCGCTGCCGGTCGGCACGCTGATCGGGATGCGCCGGCAGCGGGTGACCAACGCCTGGCTCATGGCCGACCGCGCCCCGACGACGGCCGAGGCGACCCAGGCGCTGCGGCTGCCGGTCGACACCGCGATCGTCGCCGGCGTCATCTGGGGGATCGCCGCGGTGCTCATCGGCGTCGTCTCGGCGGCGGTGTTCCCCGACGCCCGCATCGGCATCCGCACCGGCGTCGCCACGCTCCTCGGCGGCGTGGTGACCGCGGGCGTGACCTATCTGCTGGTCGCCCGCGCCGCCCGTGCGGTCACCGCCCGCGCGCTCGCCGCGCACCCGCCGGCCGGGCGGTTGACCCTCGGCGTCCGCCCCCGGCTGCTGCTCACCTGGGGGCTGACCAGCGGGGTGCCGCTGCTCGGGCTCGTCCTGCTGTTCCTCGACCCGTCCAACCCGGACGGCCCCGGCCGCGCCACCGTCGTCTTCCTCTCCGTCGTGGCGCTGCTGGTCGGCGGGCTGGCGACGCTGCTCACCGCCCGCTACGTGGGGCAGCCGCTGCGCGAGCTGCGCGAGGCCGTCCAGAAGGTGGGCGAGGGGGACTACGACGCCAGCGTGACCGTCGACGACGCCGGCGAGATCGGCCTGCTGCAGGAGGGCGTGAACTCCATGGCCGCCGGGCTCGCCGAGCGCGAGCGGCTGCGCGACCTGTTCGGCCGGCACGTCGGGACGACGGTCGCCCAGCGGGCGCTCGAGGACGGTGTGCAGCTCGGCGGTGAGCTGCGCACGGTGGCGGCGCTGTTCGTCGACGTCGTCGGCTCGACCTCGCTGGTCCGCCGCACCGGGCCGGAGGAGATGGTCGGCCTGCTCAACGGCTTCTTCGAGGTGGTCGTCGAGGCCGTCGAGGACGAGGGCGGTCTGGTCAACAAGTTCGAGGGGGACGCCGCCCTGTGCGTCTTCGGCGCCCCCACCGAGCACCCCGACCCGTCCGGCGCCGCGCTCCGGGCCGCCCGCCGGATCTGCGACGGCGTCCGGAAGGCCGGGAAGCTCGACATCGGCGTCGGTGTCTCCTGCGGGCGGGTCTGGGCCGGGCAGGTCGGGGCGGCGAGCCGGCTGGAGTACACGGTCATCGGCGACCCGGTGAACGAGGCCGCCCGGCTGACCGAGCTGGCCAAGGACCTCTCCGGCCGGGCGGTGGCCAGCGAGCCGACGGTCTGCGCGGCGCCGGCGGAGGAGCGCGCGCACTGGGTCCGCGACGCCGAGGTGGAGCTGCGCGGCCGCGGCGAGCCGACGGCCACCTGGGTCCGCCGCACCGATTAGGCGGCCGCCGGCCCGTGGGACTTGACGACCACGAGGACGTCGCCGGTCTCGAGCGTGCCGATCAGCGGGTCGTCGAAGCGCAGCGTCCGTGCGCCGCGGGTCACCGACAGGACGACGTCGCGCAGCTGCCGCGGCGGCAGCCCGACCTCGCCGGAGGCGACCGGCCGCTGGGTGAGGTCGAGCCCGGTGCCCGAGGTGAGCAGGTCCTCCACGACCGAGACGACGCCGGGGCTCGACGTCGACAGGCCCATCAGCCGGCCGGAGGTGGCCGACGTGGTGATCACCGTGTTCGCCCCGGACTGGCGCAGCAGCTGGGCGTTCTCCTCCTCGCGCACGCTCACCGTGATCGGCACGCCGGGGTTGAGCTGGCGCACGGTCAGCGTGATGAGCGCCGCGGCGTCGTCCCGGTTGGCCGCGACGATGACCGAGCGGGCCCGCTGCACCGCGGCCCGCGTGAGCACCTCGGTGCGGCCGGCGTCGCCGGCGATGGCGGTCAGCCCGATGGAGGTGGCCTCCTCCACCGCGGCCGGACTCGGGTCGACGACGACGATCTCGTCGTGCGGGGTGCCGGAGCCCAGCAGCGAGCGGATCGCCGCGCGGCCCTTCGTGCCGTACCCGCAGACGACGACGTGGTGGCGCACCCGAGACCTCCAACGCCGGATGCGGAACTCCTCCTGGGAGCGCGCGGTGAGCGCCTCCAGGGTGGTTCCGATGAGGATGAGCAGGAAGGCGATCCGCAGCGGCGTGATCACCAGGATGTTGACCACCCGGGCCGACGGTGAGACCGGGGTGATGTCGCCGTAGCCGGTGGTCGAGAGCGTGACCGTGGCGTAGTACAGCGAGTCGAGGACCGACAGGCCGCGGTGGTCGAGGTCGCGGTAGCCGTCGCGGTCGGCGTAGATGATCGCGACGGTGACGAACAGCACCGCGACCGCGAGCACGACGCGGCGCAGCACCTGGCGCAGCGGCGTCACCTCGAGGTGGGCGAGGTGGACCCCGCTGTGCGGGTCGGCCTCGGCGCGGTCGTGGGGTGCCACGTCGCGGAGGGTATCCGCCGCGCCGTGGCGCCCCGGTCACGCCGTCCCGGTGGTCGCCCTCTCCCGCGCGGCCAGCTCGCGCTTGAGCACCTTGCCCGCCGCCGACACCGGGATCGCCTCGATGAAGACGACGTCGCGCAGCCGCTTGTAGTGCACGACCTGGTCGTTGACCGCGGTCATGACCGACTCGGCGGTGAGCGCGGCCCCGTTGTCGTCGGCCTTGCGGACGACGTAGGCGACCGGCAGCTCCCCGGCCTCCTCGTCGGGCCGGCCGACGACGGCCGCCCCGGCCACGCCGGGCACCGCGAACAGCTTCTCCTCCAGCTCGCGCGGGAAGACGTTGTAGCCCTTGTAGAGCAGCATGTCCTTGGTGCGGTCGACGATGGACAGGTAGCCGTCCTCGTCGAGGATCCCGACGTCGCCGGTGTGGAACCAGCCGTCGGGGTCGATCGCCTCGGCGGTGGCCTCCGGCCGGTGCGCGTAGCCGTGCATCACCTGCGGGCCGCGGATGCAGACCTCGCCGCGCTCCCCGGGCGGCAGCGGCGTGCCGCCGCCGAGCGGCTGGATGGAGATCTCGGTGTCGAAGATCGGCACGCCGACGGTGCCCGGCTTGCGGGTGCCGGACCGGAACGACGGGTTGCCGGTAGCCATCATCGTGACCTCGGTGAGGCCGTAGCCCTCGCCGATCGGGGCGTCGGGGAACAGCTTCCGGAGCTTCTCGATGAGCGGCACCGGCAGCGGGGCGGCGCCGCTGGAGATGCCGCGCACGCTGGACAGGTCGGCGTCCTCGATGCCCGGCACCTGCAGCAGCGCGACGAAGATGGGCGGCGCGCCGCCGATGCTGGAGACCCGGTAGCGGACGGCGTCGGCGAGGTACTTCGCCGGGTCGAACCGGTCGTGGATGACGACCGTCGTGCCGCCCATGACCATGCCGTTGAGGTAGCCGATCGCGCCCATGGCGTGGAACCACGGCGTCAGGTTGATGATCGTCGCGGTGCCGAGCTTGGTGCGGTACTCCTCCTCGGGCCCGACCTGCTCGACGGTCACGTCGCCCTCGGCGTCGAGCGTCGGCAGCCCGCCGGAGGTCCAGCACGCCGACTGCAGCACGTTGGTGACCACGTTGCGGTGCATCAGCTCCACGCCCTTGCTCACCCCGGTCGTGCCGCCGGTGTAGGCAAGGTGCGCGAGGTCGTTCACGACGTCGATGCCGGCGTCGAGGTGCCGGTCGGTGTCGTCGCCGGCGAGCAGCTCGGCCAGGTCGAGCTCGCCCTCGCCCAGACCCTCGAGCCGGGCGGCGAAGTCGAGCACGTGCGCCGGGCCGGTGACGACGACCGTCTCCACCGTGGTGGCCGGGAGCGCGGCCCGGACGACGGGCAGCACCTGCTCCCACGTGACCAGCACCCGGGCACCGGCGTCGGTGAGCTGCGCGGCGAGCTCGGCCGGCGGCAGCAGCGGGTTGGTGGGGGAGAACGTCGCCCCGGACAGCAGGATCCCGTAGTAGACGGCCGGGTACTGCCGCGAGTTCGGCAGGTGGACGGCGACGACGTCCCCGCGGCCGATGCCGTGGTCGGCCAGCCAGTTGGCGACCGCGTGGGCGCGGCGGCCCAGCTCGGTGAAGGTCAGCGGGACGTCGTGGTGGAGAAACGCCTCACGGTCGCCCCAGCGCCGCACCGCCGCGCGCAGGATCGAGCCGACCGGCACCTGCGGGTACTCCAGCGAGCGGGGCAGCCACGCGGGCCAGCTGGTGGCGGGGGACTGTGTCGCGGTCATCGGCGTCCTCTCGGTACGGGTCCGTCCCGGACGTTAGCGTGGCCCACCTCACAGGTGGCACGGGGTGCCACGCGCCCACTTGCCGCGCGGTGTGGTCGGCACCCTCGCGCTGCGCCGCGCGGTTCGCGACCACACGGCGAGGGCGTGCGTCGTCCTGGCTCAGCGCAGCTGATCGTGGCCGCGCTCAGACCACCGGGTCGGCGACCAGGGAGCCGGCCTTGTGCTGGGTGCGCAGCTCGGTCTTGAGGATCTTGCCGCTGGGGTTGCGGGGCAGCGGGCCGCCGATCGAGTAGTGCTTCGGGTTCTTGTAGCGGGCCAGCTTCTCGCGGCAGAACTCGGCCAGCTCCTCGGGCGTCGGCGGGTCGGCCGGGTCGCGCGGGCTGATCACGGCCAGCGGCGCCTCGCCGTACTTCTCGTCGGCGACGCCGATCAGCGCCACCTCGGCGACCTTGGGGTGCCCGGCGAGCACGTCCTCGACCTCGGCGCAGTAGATGTTCTCCCCGCCGGAGATGATCATGTCCTTCTTGCGGTCGACCACGTAGTAGTAGCCGTCCTCGTCCTCGCGCACGAGGTCGCCGGAGTGGAACCAGCCGCCGGCGAACGCCTCCGCCGTCGCCTCGGGCTTGTTCCAGTACTCCTTCATGACCATCGGGCTGCGGTAGACGATCTCGCCGACCTCGCCGCGCGGCACGTCGTTCATCAGCTCGTCGACGACGCGGACCTCGACGTTGAGCATCGGCGTGCCCACCGAGCCGATCTTGCGCACCGAGTCCTCGCCGCGCAGCAGCGTGGTGACCGGGCTGCACTCGGTCTGCCCGAACGCCGTCATCACCTCGGCCTGCGGGAACGTGTCGATCATCGTGCGCAGCAGCGTGGTCGATGCCGGCGCCGCGCCCCACGAGATCCGGGTCAGGCAGGACAGGTCGCGGGAGGCGATGTCGGGGACGGCGACGACGGCGGCCCACATCGCCGGCACCAGGAACAGGCTGTTGATCCGCTCCCGCTCGATCATGTCCAGCGTCGCCACGGGGTCGAAGCCGCCGGAGCGGATGATCACGTGGGTGCCGCCGAGCAGCAGCGGCGGCAGCCCACCGGCCAGCCCGGCGATGTGGAACATCGGGGCCCCGGGAGCGCCGACCTTCTCCGAGGTGGGGTCCACGCCGTAGGTGGCGATCTGGCTGAACGCGTGCATCAGCAGGTTGTGGTGGGTCAGCACCGCGCCCTTGGGCCGGCCCGTCGTCCCGGAGGTGTACATGATGAACGCGGGGGCGTTCTCGTCGACGACGAGATCGAACGGCTCGGCCGACGCCGCCTGCAGCGCGGCCTCGTAGTCCTCGCTGCCCGGCCCGGCGTTGCCGCCGCCGACGACCAGCGCGGTGCGCACGTCCGGCACCTGCTCGCGGGCCTTCGCCGCCACCTCGGCCAGCGGGGTGTCGACGACGATCGCCACCGCGCCGCTGTCGGCGAGCACGTACGCGACCTCGTCGGCGACCAGCCGGAAGTTGACCGGGACGACGATGGCGCCCAGCCGCACCCCGGCGAGGTAGGCCTCCCAGACCTCCATGGCGTTGAGCGCCAGGACGGCGACCCGGTCCCCGACGCCGACCCCCCGGTCCGCCAGCGCCCGGGCCAGCCGGGTGACCCGCTCGTCGAGCTCGCGGTAGGTCAGCCCCGTGCCGTCGAACCGCAGCGCCGCGACGTCCGGGGTCCGGCGCGCCCAACGGGCGAGCTGGTCGCTCGTCGTCATGCCGCGGCCCTGCAGGACGGGGATCTGGACGCTCATGCGGAAACTCCTCGCGGCACGGGGTGTGGTGCCGGTCATGCTCTCCGCGGGGATCCCGGACGGTCAACCCTGACCGCGTCGCGGCGGGGGCACCGGCGCGCGGCGGACCGGGGTGCGCGCCGACGCGCCCACGACGAGCGGGTTCAGCAGCACCGCGTCGCGCTCGGCGGCCTGGGCTCGCAGCCGCCGCTCGAAGGTCTCCGGGCCGACCTCGTCGGCGGTCGTCACGCCCACCCGCTCCATGAGCGGCAGCAGGCTGGTCACGTCCCCGCCGGCCAGCCCCAGGCCCACGGCGTCGCCACCCCGCTCGGCGGGGGCAGCGGAGGTGAGCGTGACGCGGCTGAGCCCGGCGGCCGTGTAGGCCGCGGCCAGGCGCAGCGCCATGTCGACCGGCCGCCCGACCCGTCGGAAGGTCTCCAGCAGCCAACGGTTGTACGTGGTCAGCAGCGGCAGCTCGGGCTGCGCGGCCCGCGTGCACAGGGCGACGTCCAGGAAGGCGACGACCCCGCCGGGCCGCACGAGGTCGGCGGCCAGCGCGACCTGCGCGACCGGGTCGTCGATGTGCACGAGGATGAACCGGCCGACGACCGCGTCCAGCTGCCCGGCCGGCCGCCAGGTGGTGATGTCGGCACGCTCGAAGGTGACGTGGGTCAGGCCGGCCTCGGCGGCCCGGTGCCGGGCCAGCCGGAGCGGACGGTCCACCGTGTCGATCCCGATCACCCGGCCGGTCGGGCCCACCCGATCGGCCACCGCCAGGGTCACCCCGCCCGGCCCGCAGCCGAGGTCGACGACGGTCATCCCCGGCTCCAGGCCGGCGGCGTCCAGCCACTCCTCCGTGGCCCGGCCGTAGACCTCGCCCAGCGCGGCCAGCCGGGCCAGCTCCGGATCGGGCTCCGCCGATCCGAACACGTACCCGTGGGCCCCGGGTTGCATGTCGTCATGCTTACCCGCGCCGGCCCCCGCGTCACTCGTCCGGAGCGCCGTAGAGCAGCCGCCGGGCGAGCCGCTTCCAGAGCGTGACGTGCGGGTCCGTGGCCGGGGTCCGCTCCTCGAACGCGTAGACCAGCGCGACGCCGCGCATGCTGGTGAACAGCAGCTGGCACAGCTCGCCGTAGACGGGCGCGCCGGTGACCTCCGGGCCCCAGATGCCGTCGGCGACGGCCTGGATCGCGGCGCGCAGCCGCTTCTCCTCCACCTGCAGCGCCCGGCGCAGGGCGGGGTCGGTGCGCGCCGCCGTCCAGAGCTCGAGCGCGGCCCAGAACGGCGGCTCGTGGAACGTCGCCCACATCAGGTCGATCGCCTGGTCGACCCGTGCCGGGCCGGCCGGCTGGCCAGCCATGAGCGCGGTGGCGCGCTCCTGCAGCTCGGCCAGCGAGCTGGTGGCCAGGTACTGCGCGGCGGCGACGAGCAGTTCGGCGCGTGACGGGAAGTGGTGCAGCAGCCGCCCGCGCGACACCCCGGCGCGCGCCTGGACGGCGAGGGTCGAGGCGCCGGCGTAGCCCTCCTCGACCAGGCAGTCGACGGCGGCCTCGAGGATCAGCGCCCGGCTGTCGGCGGTGCGCCGCGCCCGCGCGCCGCCGTCCGGCGGGGACGGGTCGGCCGGGGCGGTCACCGCGCGAGCGTAGGCCGTGGGACGCCGAACG
Protein-coding regions in this window:
- a CDS encoding cupin domain-containing protein translates to MDGLSLTDLAHDHLAAARQAHSGRSAHTVHGGHESALRQTLLALVAGQALGEHESPGEATLQVLSGRVRVTAGQSSWDGRAGDYLVLPLTRHDLTALEDSVVLLTVVVGSRG
- a CDS encoding adenylate/guanylate cyclase domain-containing protein: MSSERHGDWASWAPSGRLAVPVIVLLVNVANLVGVATVTLLLIGVSGDAGGGSRAAVLWTALGYTVIALPVGTLIGMRRQRVTNAWLMADRAPTTAEATQALRLPVDTAIVAGVIWGIAAVLIGVVSAAVFPDARIGIRTGVATLLGGVVTAGVTYLLVARAARAVTARALAAHPPAGRLTLGVRPRLLLTWGLTSGVPLLGLVLLFLDPSNPDGPGRATVVFLSVVALLVGGLATLLTARYVGQPLRELREAVQKVGEGDYDASVTVDDAGEIGLLQEGVNSMAAGLAERERLRDLFGRHVGTTVAQRALEDGVQLGGELRTVAALFVDVVGSTSLVRRTGPEEMVGLLNGFFEVVVEAVEDEGGLVNKFEGDAALCVFGAPTEHPDPSGAALRAARRICDGVRKAGKLDIGVGVSCGRVWAGQVGAASRLEYTVIGDPVNEAARLTELAKDLSGRAVASEPTVCAAPAEERAHWVRDAEVELRGRGEPTATWVRRTD
- a CDS encoding potassium channel family protein, with the translated sequence MAPHDRAEADPHSGVHLAHLEVTPLRQVLRRVVLAVAVLFVTVAIIYADRDGYRDLDHRGLSVLDSLYYATVTLSTTGYGDITPVSPSARVVNILVITPLRIAFLLILIGTTLEALTARSQEEFRIRRWRSRVRHHVVVCGYGTKGRAAIRSLLGSGTPHDEIVVVDPSPAAVEEATSIGLTAIAGDAGRTEVLTRAAVQRARSVIVAANRDDAAALITLTVRQLNPGVPITVSVREEENAQLLRQSGANTVITTSATSGRLMGLSTSSPGVVSVVEDLLTSGTGLDLTQRPVASGEVGLPPRQLRDVVLSVTRGARTLRFDDPLIGTLETGDVLVVVKSHGPAAA
- a CDS encoding class I adenylate-forming enzyme family protein translates to MTATQSPATSWPAWLPRSLEYPQVPVGSILRAAVRRWGDREAFLHHDVPLTFTELGRRAHAVANWLADHGIGRGDVVAVHLPNSRQYPAVYYGILLSGATFSPTNPLLPPAELAAQLTDAGARVLVTWEQVLPVVRAALPATTVETVVVTGPAHVLDFAARLEGLGEGELDLAELLAGDDTDRHLDAGIDVVNDLAHLAYTGGTTGVSKGVELMHRNVVTNVLQSACWTSGGLPTLDAEGDVTVEQVGPEEEYRTKLGTATIINLTPWFHAMGAIGYLNGMVMGGTTVVIHDRFDPAKYLADAVRYRVSSIGGAPPIFVALLQVPGIEDADLSSVRGISSGAAPLPVPLIEKLRKLFPDAPIGEGYGLTEVTMMATGNPSFRSGTRKPGTVGVPIFDTEISIQPLGGGTPLPPGERGEVCIRGPQVMHGYAHRPEATAEAIDPDGWFHTGDVGILDEDGYLSIVDRTKDMLLYKGYNVFPRELEEKLFAVPGVAGAAVVGRPDEEAGELPVAYVVRKADDNGAALTAESVMTAVNDQVVHYKRLRDVVFIEAIPVSAAGKVLKRELAARERATTGTA
- a CDS encoding long-chain-fatty-acid--CoA ligase → MSVQIPVLQGRGMTTSDQLARWARRTPDVAALRFDGTGLTYRELDERVTRLARALADRGVGVGDRVAVLALNAMEVWEAYLAGVRLGAIVVPVNFRLVADEVAYVLADSGAVAIVVDTPLAEVAAKAREQVPDVRTALVVGGGNAGPGSEDYEAALQAASAEPFDLVVDENAPAFIMYTSGTTGRPKGAVLTHHNLLMHAFSQIATYGVDPTSEKVGAPGAPMFHIAGLAGGLPPLLLGGTHVIIRSGGFDPVATLDMIERERINSLFLVPAMWAAVVAVPDIASRDLSCLTRISWGAAPASTTLLRTMIDTFPQAEVMTAFGQTECSPVTTLLRGEDSVRKIGSVGTPMLNVEVRVVDELMNDVPRGEVGEIVYRSPMVMKEYWNKPEATAEAFAGGWFHSGDLVREDEDGYYYVVDRKKDMIISGGENIYCAEVEDVLAGHPKVAEVALIGVADEKYGEAPLAVISPRDPADPPTPEELAEFCREKLARYKNPKHYSIGGPLPRNPSGKILKTELRTQHKAGSLVADPVV
- a CDS encoding class I SAM-dependent methyltransferase, producing the protein MQPGAHGYVFGSAEPDPELARLAALGEVYGRATEEWLDAAGLEPGMTVVDLGCGPGGVTLAVADRVGPTGRVIGIDTVDRPLRLARHRAAEAGLTHVTFERADITTWRPAGQLDAVVGRFILVHIDDPVAQVALAADLVRPGGVVAFLDVALCTRAAQPELPLLTTYNRWLLETFRRVGRPVDMALRLAAAYTAAGLSRVTLTSAAPAERGGDAVGLGLAGGDVTSLLPLMERVGVTTADEVGPETFERRLRAQAAERDAVLLNPLVVGASARTPVRRAPVPPPRRGQG
- a CDS encoding TetR/AcrR family transcriptional regulator — protein: MTAPADPSPPDGGARARRTADSRALILEAAVDCLVEEGYAGASTLAVQARAGVSRGRLLHHFPSRAELLVAAAQYLATSSLAELQERATALMAGQPAGPARVDQAIDLMWATFHEPPFWAALELWTAARTDPALRRALQVEEKRLRAAIQAVADGIWGPEVTGAPVYGELCQLLFTSMRGVALVYAFEERTPATDPHVTLWKRLARRLLYGAPDE